Proteins co-encoded in one secondary endosymbiont of Trabutina mannipara genomic window:
- the tusB gene encoding sulfurtransferase complex subunit TusB: MLYILNRSPYLSDFKSVLRIINCNEDCNDDFNDDLLLISDGVILGLNNSFFSKKIKNSMNIYALKNDIEARGLFSYYLSNIKLIDYIDFIKLTEKNLQQVTW; the protein is encoded by the coding sequence ATGTTATATATTTTAAATAGGTCTCCTTATTTATCTGATTTTAAATCAGTATTACGTATAATTAATTGTAATGAGGATTGTAATGATGATTTTAATGATGATTTATTATTAATCTCTGATGGAGTTATTTTGGGATTAAATAATTCTTTTTTTTCAAAGAAAATTAAAAATTCTATGAATATATATGCATTAAAAAATGATATTGAAGCCCGTGGGCTATTTTCTTATTATTTATCTAATATTAAACTAATTGATTATATTGATTTTATTAAATTAACTGAAAAAAATTTACAGCAAGTAACATGGTAA